In one Tachysurus vachellii isolate PV-2020 chromosome 24, HZAU_Pvac_v1, whole genome shotgun sequence genomic region, the following are encoded:
- the LOC132839348 gene encoding interferon-induced protein 44-like has protein sequence MPWGEKDKIEQKLRTFKPKRTSARFVRILVVGEVGAGKSSFINSVNNAFQGRITSGALVDRTGGTSFTKNYKTHYIEAEDGSSLPFVFNDIMGLENRKSGAKAEDTESGAKAEDTESGAKAEDTESGAKAEDRESGAKADDIIRAINGLLQEGHNFEACVTDINYRSNPSVEDQTTCLVNIIAADKISMMNDGVIDKLKKIRQAATKRDMPQVIIMTRPDVACPLVQQDLRKIYTSKKIKEKMEVCSNMVGIPMNNIFPVKNYHEEIDTDDDMDLLILKALDQIVHNASDSLKENSFKCGEKTE, from the exons ATGCCTTGGGG AGAAAAGGACAAAATTGAACAGAAACTGAGGACATTCAAGCCCAAGAGAACAAGTGCTCGGTTTGTCAGGATTCTGGTTGTTGGTGAAGTCGGAGCAGGAAAGTCCAGTTTTATAAACTCAGTCAATAATGCTTTCCAAGGACGAATCACCTCTGGGGCTCTTGTTGACAGGACAGGAGGTACCAGTTTCACAAAGAAT TACAAAACTCATTATATTGAAGCAGAAGATGGCTCCAGTTTGCCTTTTGTCTTTAATGATATCATGGGACTTGAGAACAGAAAGTCTGGTGCAAAAGCTGAGGACACAGAGTCTGGTGCAAAAGCTGAGGACACAGAGTCTGGTGCAAAAGCTGAGGACACAGAGTCTGGTGCAAAAGCTGAGGACAGAGAGTCTGGTGCAAAAGCAGACGACATCATCAGAGCCATAAACGGGTTACTTCAGGAAGGACACAAT TTTGAGGCATGTGTGACTGACATTAACTACAGAAGCAACCCAAGTGTCGAGGATCAAACCACATGCCTGGTCAACATTATTGCTGCAGACAAAATATCAATGATGAATGATGGGGTCATTGATAAGCTGAAAAAAATCCGTCAGGCTGCTACCAAACGGG ATATGCCTCAGGTAATCATCATGACAAGACCAGATGTAGCATGTCCACTGGTTCAACAGGACTTAAGGAAGATCTACACCAGCAAGAAGATCAAAGAGAAG ATGGAAGTGTGTAGTAATATGGTGGGGATTCCTATGAATAACATTTTCCCTGTGAAGAACTACCATGAGGAGATAGACACAGATGATGACATGGATCTTCTGATTCTCAAGGCACTTGATCAGATTGTGCACAATGCTAGTGACTCGTTGAaggaaaattcatttaaatgtggtGAAAAAACTGAGTAG